The following coding sequences lie in one Sesamum indicum cultivar Zhongzhi No. 13 linkage group LG9, S_indicum_v1.0, whole genome shotgun sequence genomic window:
- the LOC105171235 gene encoding uncharacterized protein LOC105171235, with amino-acid sequence MADIAILVAEEYERRVKSSRKSGGEEIQLLSCAGVLGQNLRGSSSASSSWMKEKLMSMKEEKMGGIMVKGAGLEPKSQLSLAARNGFFSA; translated from the coding sequence ATGGCGGATATAGCAATTCTGGTGGCGGAGGAGTACGAGAGGAGGGTGAAGAGCTCCAGAAAAAGCGGCGGGGAAGAGATCCAACTGCTCTCCTGTGCCGGAGTTTTGGGGCAGAATTTGAGAGGATCGTCGTCGGCGTCGTCGTCTTGGATGAAGGAGAAGCTGATGTCGATGAAGGAGGAGAAAATGGGGGGAATTATGGTTAAAGGGGCTGGTCTGGAGCCCAAATCCCAGCTGAGTCTTGCTGCCAGAAATGGCTTTTTCTCTgcttga